Genomic segment of Parachlamydia acanthamoebae:
TGAGCCAATTTTGATATTCTGTTGTCCATGAATCTTTCAATCTAACGATATTTGTGGGTGATAGTCCTTTAGCATTTTCTCCCAAAATTGCCTCTAGAGCTTTCGGAAAATCCAGGGTGGATATTCCTTTAAGATACAAAGCAGGAATAACCGCATCTATACTTTGTGTCCTTCTCAAATAAGGTGGCAAAATCGCACTTGTGAACT
This window contains:
- a CDS encoding transposase yields the protein FTSAILPPYLRRTQSIDAVIPALYLKGISTLDFPKALEAILGENAKGLSPTNIVRLKDSWTTEYQNWL